From one Prochlorococcus marinus str. MIT 0912 genomic stretch:
- the cynS gene encoding cyanase, which translates to MNAFIIKSKKEKGLTFADIGNLLGLDEVWVASLFYGQSTASDEESDKLLTTLGLGTELKEILTTPPVKGSLDPVIPTDPLIYRFYEIMQVYGMPMKDVIQEKFGDGIMSAIDFTINVDKVEDPKGDRVKVSMCGKFLPYKKW; encoded by the coding sequence ATCAACGCATTTATTATTAAAAGCAAAAAAGAAAAAGGACTAACTTTTGCAGATATTGGCAATCTATTAGGACTGGATGAAGTCTGGGTTGCTAGTCTTTTTTATGGACAATCAACTGCCAGTGATGAAGAATCTGATAAATTATTAACTACTTTAGGACTTGGTACAGAGCTTAAAGAGATATTAACAACTCCACCAGTAAAAGGATCGTTAGATCCAGTAATTCCAACTGATCCGTTGATATATCGTTTTTATGAAATCATGCAAGTCTATGGCATGCCAATGAAAGACGTTATTCAAGAAAAATTTGGTGATGGGATAATGAGTGCAATAGATTTTACAATCAATGTAGATAAAGTCGAAGATCCGAAAGGTGACAGAGTAAAGGTCTCAATGTGTGGTAAATTTTTACCCTACAAGAAATGGTAA
- a CDS encoding cupin domain-containing protein, translating to MSISVTSPCPESTIDELGIKNWPIWTCEASSFDWTYDDKETCLLLEGEVTVTPDGGEPVKFGAGDLVVFPAGMGCRWDVHKAVRKHYRFGH from the coding sequence TTGTCTATATCAGTAACTTCTCCTTGTCCTGAGAGCACCATTGATGAACTAGGAATTAAAAACTGGCCAATCTGGACGTGTGAAGCAAGCTCTTTTGATTGGACATATGACGACAAGGAGACTTGCTTATTGCTTGAGGGTGAAGTCACAGTTACTCCTGATGGAGGAGAACCTGTGAAGTTTGGAGCAGGAGATTTAGTTGTTTTTCCGGCTGGTATGGGCTGTAGATGGGATGTTCATAAGGCGGTCCGCAAGCATTATCGATTTGGTCATTGA
- a CDS encoding DUF4956 domain-containing protein, with protein MTTSHTSTLTILPIITYVITNVIAGNIALSLGMVGALSIVRFRNPVRSPLELTVYFSSITMGIAAAVNIYWAIELFLFILLSILILYVVSKVSRQYLNKEFFSASFSEGNSLSTLELITEDEINEINKSVYLKSKQVERGQIKYLFVASKHDPLKNIAESVQNNQLLISYQLNL; from the coding sequence ATGACGACATCACATACATCTACTTTAACTATTCTTCCAATAATCACATATGTTATTACAAATGTGATTGCTGGTAATATTGCATTATCACTAGGAATGGTCGGTGCTTTATCTATTGTTAGATTTAGGAACCCAGTCAGATCCCCTCTGGAATTAACTGTCTACTTCTCTTCAATAACAATGGGCATTGCTGCTGCTGTAAATATTTATTGGGCTATTGAACTTTTTTTATTTATTCTATTATCAATATTAATTCTATATGTTGTATCTAAAGTATCAAGGCAATATTTAAATAAGGAATTCTTCTCAGCTTCATTTTCAGAGGGGAATTCATTAAGTACACTTGAGCTTATTACAGAAGATGAGATTAATGAAATCAATAAAAGTGTTTATTTAAAATCAAAGCAAGTAGAGAGAGGACAAATTAAATATTTATTTGTAGCTTCTAAACATGATCCACTTAAAAATATAGCAGAATCAGTTCAAAATAATCAATTACTTATTAGCTATCAACTAAATTTATGA
- a CDS encoding VTC domain-containing protein — protein MSFRKEIKFKLSSSDSISLKSHLLDCGMKVIYPTRQVNSCYFDNYDYLFLYQSLDGIVPRKKIRLRWYNDNYLIKKETKITSIEGRFKTAEDYKINQLPNFSKLNLFDEIYGNLTPSILIKYSREYYNYKGLRVTFDGNILYQNLRSILSNEYKDNERVMEIKTSIDTPDDFINKYISFPSTEFSKYVRGCSFLFN, from the coding sequence ATGAGTTTCAGGAAAGAGATAAAATTTAAACTATCATCTAGTGATTCGATTTCATTAAAGTCACATCTTTTAGATTGTGGAATGAAGGTAATTTATCCAACGAGACAAGTTAATAGCTGTTATTTTGACAATTATGATTATTTATTTCTATACCAATCACTTGATGGTATCGTTCCCAGAAAAAAAATAAGACTTCGTTGGTACAATGATAATTATTTAATCAAAAAAGAAACAAAAATAACTTCCATAGAGGGTCGTTTCAAAACCGCAGAGGATTATAAAATAAATCAATTGCCAAATTTTTCTAAGTTGAACCTTTTTGATGAGATTTATGGAAATTTAACACCTTCTATTTTAATTAAATATTCGAGAGAATATTATAATTATAAGGGCTTAAGAGTTACTTTTGATGGAAATATTTTATATCAGAATTTACGATCTATACTAAGTAATGAATATAAGGATAATGAAAGAGTTATGGAGATAAAGACATCGATTGATACTCCAGATGATTTTATTAATAAATATATTTCTTTCCCCTCGACTGAATTCTCTAAATATGTTCGTGGTTGTTCGTTTTTGTTCAACTAG
- the arfB gene encoding alternative ribosome rescue aminoacyl-tRNA hydrolase ArfB, which yields MNLRINTKLEIPANEIQWRFSRSSGAGGQNVNKTESRVEIVFNVFESKTLTPYQKHRISIHGEVKLINGSICIAVQEKRGQYQNRQLALNRLALTLRELLKSPSKKRQETIPTRSSQKKRIESKKKRGEIKRNRQSKIDY from the coding sequence ATGAATCTAAGAATTAATACTAAACTTGAAATACCAGCCAACGAAATACAGTGGAGATTCTCTAGATCATCAGGAGCTGGTGGACAGAACGTAAATAAGACAGAAAGTCGAGTTGAAATTGTATTTAACGTATTTGAATCAAAAACTTTAACGCCATACCAAAAACATAGGATCTCAATTCATGGTGAGGTAAAGCTAATCAATGGTTCAATTTGTATAGCTGTTCAGGAGAAGAGAGGGCAATACCAGAACAGACAATTAGCTTTAAATAGACTTGCTTTAACCTTACGAGAGCTTTTAAAATCACCTTCTAAGAAAAGACAGGAAACCATTCCTACACGCTCATCTCAGAAGAAAAGAATTGAGTCAAAGAAAAAACGAGGTGAAATCAAAAGGAACAGACAATCCAAAATAGATTATTGA
- a CDS encoding tetratricopeptide repeat protein: MKLLNSAIALGIGAATAAGLSLLKINKDLVIGSTAIVIGAGMMIALKEKNDLNTKAIDYEYFFNRAQDKFELADYEEAILDYNKALELSPTEICLVYSMRGNAKRNLGDFDGAISDQNKALNFDPLYADAYFNRSSAKFQKGDFDGAIEDYSQVITINPKDSDAFFNRANVKQEVGDIQGACEDWRKAADLGDEEATDSLKRFCNND, translated from the coding sequence ATGAAACTACTTAATTCTGCAATTGCTTTAGGGATTGGTGCTGCGACTGCTGCTGGTTTATCGTTGCTGAAAATTAATAAGGATCTTGTTATTGGATCCACTGCTATTGTTATAGGTGCAGGAATGATGATTGCTTTAAAAGAAAAGAACGATCTAAATACAAAAGCAATAGATTATGAATATTTTTTTAATAGAGCACAAGATAAATTTGAACTTGCAGATTATGAAGAGGCAATACTCGATTACAACAAAGCATTAGAACTTTCACCTACTGAGATTTGTCTTGTCTACTCAATGCGTGGCAATGCAAAACGTAATTTAGGTGATTTTGATGGCGCAATCTCTGATCAAAATAAGGCATTAAATTTTGATCCTTTATATGCAGATGCATATTTCAATAGAAGTAGTGCCAAATTTCAAAAGGGTGATTTTGATGGCGCAATTGAGGACTATTCACAAGTCATAACAATCAACCCAAAAGATTCCGATGCATTTTTTAATCGTGCCAATGTAAAACAAGAAGTTGGAGATATTCAAGGTGCATGCGAAGACTGGAGAAAAGCAGCAGATCTTGGCGATGAAGAAGCTACTGACTCATTAAAACGCTTTTGCAATAATGATTAG
- a CDS encoding thermonuclease family protein has product MPINRLNSKQRFIKNLLIGFFSALFIVFVLAMIALFQTLVSYPSALELPTVAIHNCYDGDNCTTTKGEKIRLACIDTPELKGLTANPIPAKAARDYLNELIAGSTVSIRRITKDRYGRTVAELYKGVMNIQEHLVEKDFASIYERYSSQCDWSKNKI; this is encoded by the coding sequence ATGCCAATAAATAGGCTTAACTCTAAACAACGATTTATCAAAAATTTACTGATTGGATTTTTCTCAGCATTATTTATTGTCTTTGTATTAGCGATGATTGCGCTCTTTCAAACACTGGTTTCTTATCCAAGCGCTCTTGAACTACCAACCGTCGCGATTCACAATTGCTACGACGGGGACAATTGCACAACTACTAAAGGAGAAAAGATTCGACTTGCTTGTATTGATACTCCAGAGTTAAAGGGTTTAACAGCTAATCCAATTCCTGCAAAAGCAGCCAGAGATTACCTTAATGAATTAATTGCTGGCTCAACAGTTTCAATTAGGCGGATAACTAAAGATCGATACGGAAGAACAGTCGCTGAGTTATACAAAGGTGTTATGAACATTCAAGAACACCTAGTTGAAAAAGACTTTGCGAGTATTTATGAAAGGTATTCAAGTCAATGTGATTGGAGCAAGAATAAAATATGA
- a CDS encoding DUF4214 domain-containing protein produces the protein MFLCVEESLASSFIASTEFRHCYRENISDESHVETICTSFIRYIADTCGLNYCLDQIISGAESSNEIISVFLNHLRRKDSLLNEQCSYK, from the coding sequence ATATTTTTATGTGTTGAAGAAAGTTTAGCATCATCATTTATAGCTTCTACTGAATTTAGGCATTGTTACAGAGAAAACATCTCTGATGAAAGCCATGTTGAAACTATATGCACAAGCTTTATTAGATATATTGCTGATACTTGTGGATTGAATTACTGTTTAGATCAAATTATCAGCGGAGCAGAATCTAGTAATGAGATTATTTCGGTTTTTCTAAATCATCTAAGAAGAAAGGATTCTTTGCTGAACGAACAGTGTTCGTATAAATAA
- a CDS encoding NAD(P)/FAD-dependent oxidoreductase, protein MKNIYDFVVIGAGISACTFASFLNKRFSDSSILLVESGRKLGGRATTRNSRKNKILEFDHGLPSISFSQDTSQDILSIISPLINSKKLLDISNDILLMNEFGFLNNAFTNNKIYRSFPFMINFCEEIINQSINPKKIDYLFQTLIKSIKRVNDIWEIQVNPGSFIESENLILSSSLIAHPRCLEILKTNSLPLRDAFIPGDDNVVESVLRETSKLNYIKRKIYILFISYVELVQKLNNQYLHILFSNVIKQDYNFERVIFQRQSDGSMIVLLHCFYLNNITEIKIENIISTLTSLFVNYPIFSDLFLKARLIDIMDWRASQPLKNLLPKELQWSSNSKIGFCGDWFDIDSGGGGVESAMNSSIRLAKLLNWK, encoded by the coding sequence ATGAAGAATATTTATGATTTTGTAGTTATAGGGGCAGGTATATCTGCTTGTACGTTTGCATCATTTTTGAATAAAAGATTTTCTGATTCTTCTATACTATTAGTTGAAAGTGGTAGGAAATTAGGTGGAAGAGCAACAACGAGAAATTCAAGAAAAAATAAAATTCTTGAATTTGACCATGGTTTACCATCTATTAGTTTTAGTCAAGATACTTCACAAGATATACTGAGTATAATTTCACCATTAATAAATTCAAAAAAATTACTAGATATCTCAAATGATATTTTATTAATGAACGAATTTGGCTTTTTAAATAATGCATTTACTAATAATAAAATTTATAGAAGTTTTCCTTTTATGATTAATTTTTGTGAGGAAATAATCAATCAATCTATCAATCCAAAAAAAATTGATTATTTATTTCAAACACTTATTAAATCAATTAAACGTGTAAATGATATATGGGAAATACAAGTTAATCCTGGAAGTTTTATTGAATCCGAAAATTTAATTTTATCTAGTTCTTTAATAGCACATCCAAGATGCTTGGAAATCCTGAAGACTAACTCTTTACCACTTAGGGATGCTTTTATTCCAGGTGATGATAATGTAGTCGAATCTGTATTAAGAGAAACAAGTAAACTAAATTATATTAAGCGAAAAATTTATATTTTATTTATTTCGTACGTAGAATTAGTTCAAAAATTAAATAATCAGTATTTACATATTCTTTTTTCAAATGTAATTAAACAGGATTATAATTTTGAAAGAGTTATTTTTCAAAGACAATCTGATGGATCTATGATTGTGCTCTTACATTGCTTTTATTTAAATAATATAACTGAGATTAAAATTGAGAACATTATTTCAACTTTGACATCACTATTTGTAAACTATCCAATATTTTCTGATTTATTTTTAAAAGCAAGACTGATAGATATAATGGATTGGAGAGCTTCTCAACCTCTTAAAAACCTTTTACCCAAGGAATTGCAATGGTCTTCTAATAGCAAGATTGGTTTTTGTGGAGACTGGTTTGATATAGATAGTGGTGGTGGAGGCGTAGAGTCTGCGATGAATAGTTCAATCAGATTGGCAAAATTATTGAACTGGAAATGA
- a CDS encoding DUF2237 family protein, which produces MSKKNVLGTELKVCSCNPMTGWYRDGSCRTDISDQGMHTVCAVITEQFLSYSKAQGNDLSTPQIGFPGLKKGDHWCLCAPRWKEAFEDGMAPLIDLEATEESTLKIIDIETLKKFSYKK; this is translated from the coding sequence ATGTCAAAAAAAAACGTTTTAGGTACTGAACTAAAAGTTTGTAGTTGTAATCCTATGACTGGATGGTATCGAGATGGATCATGTAGAACAGACATATCTGATCAAGGAATGCATACTGTTTGTGCTGTTATCACTGAACAATTTCTTTCTTACAGTAAAGCTCAAGGGAATGATCTCTCTACGCCTCAAATAGGGTTTCCTGGATTAAAGAAAGGCGATCATTGGTGTCTTTGTGCTCCTAGATGGAAAGAAGCATTTGAAGACGGAATGGCTCCTTTAATTGATCTTGAAGCAACAGAAGAAAGTACTTTGAAAATTATTGATATTGAGACTTTAAAAAAATTTTCATACAAAAAATAA
- a CDS encoding high light inducible protein has product MNSSAERFNGLMAMLGIVAGIGAYATTGQFIPGIF; this is encoded by the coding sequence ATGAATTCTAGTGCTGAACGTTTTAACGGTTTGATGGCGATGTTAGGCATCGTTGCAGGAATAGGTGCTTATGCAACAACCGGACAATTCATACCTGGAATTTTCTAA
- a CDS encoding DUF4912 domain-containing protein — translation MKIGRHLNFKETLWHSLNKFTNSFSNLTVNNLGNGYIKCFWEISSIDNLRIELSKSCFCAIRLFDISNNRNINNSTCIMKEIQVSKFQSSITFPIPINKGVYYFEFGYRKKNGEWRKLAYQDLNLGYRIKKITQIFDDDGWFDSNIRIRNSDLSFHEKAYQLSLNSPIGGSEHVSDKR, via the coding sequence ATGAAAATTGGCCGTCATTTAAACTTCAAAGAAACTCTTTGGCATAGTTTAAATAAATTTACTAATAGTTTTAGCAATTTAACAGTTAATAATCTTGGCAATGGATATATTAAATGTTTTTGGGAAATCAGCTCTATTGATAACTTGAGGATTGAGCTTAGTAAAAGCTGCTTTTGTGCTATTAGGTTATTTGATATAAGTAATAATAGAAATATAAATAATTCAACTTGTATTATGAAAGAGATTCAGGTAAGTAAATTTCAATCCTCTATCACATTTCCTATCCCTATAAATAAAGGTGTGTATTATTTTGAGTTCGGTTATCGTAAGAAAAATGGAGAGTGGAGAAAGCTTGCGTATCAAGATCTAAACTTGGGTTATAGGATTAAAAAAATAACTCAAATATTTGATGATGATGGTTGGTTTGATTCTAATATAAGAATAAGAAATAGTGATCTTAGTTTTCATGAAAAAGCCTATCAACTTTCACTAAATTCACCCATTGGTGGTTCTGAGCATGTTTCCGATAAAAGATAA
- a CDS encoding SDR family oxidoreductase — protein MSTYLITGANRGIGLEFARQLKNRGDDVIATCRSASPELNSLSVRVETDIDITSGESVMKLRENLNDLKVDVLIQNAGIAEFNSLSNLDPQSIVNQFEVNALSPLCCVQTMLSQLSKSAKIALISSRMGSIEDNSSGGSYGYRMSKVALCMAGKSLSVDLKPRGISVAILHPGLVSTRMTGFTSNGIQPKESVKGLIKRIDELTIENTGTFWHANGEILPW, from the coding sequence TTGTCTACTTATTTAATTACAGGTGCCAATAGAGGAATAGGTTTAGAATTTGCTCGTCAATTGAAAAATAGAGGTGATGATGTAATTGCTACATGCAGATCTGCTTCACCAGAATTGAATTCTTTGTCAGTAAGAGTTGAGACAGATATTGACATAACTTCAGGAGAATCGGTTATGAAGCTAAGAGAGAATTTAAATGATCTTAAAGTAGATGTTTTGATCCAAAATGCTGGAATTGCAGAATTTAACTCTCTTTCTAATTTAGATCCCCAAAGTATTGTGAATCAGTTTGAGGTGAATGCCTTAAGCCCTCTTTGTTGCGTACAAACTATGCTTAGTCAGCTCAGTAAATCTGCAAAAATAGCTTTAATAAGTAGTCGTATGGGTTCTATTGAGGATAATAGTTCTGGTGGCTCCTATGGATATAGGATGTCAAAAGTTGCCTTATGTATGGCTGGCAAGTCTTTATCTGTCGATTTAAAGCCTAGAGGTATTTCAGTAGCAATTTTACATCCAGGTTTAGTAAGTACTCGAATGACAGGTTTTACTTCCAATGGTATTCAACCTAAAGAATCTGTTAAAGGACTTATTAAAAGAATTGATGAACTTACAATTGAAAATACGGGAACTTTTTGGCATGCTAATGGAGAGATTTTACCTTGGTAA
- a CDS encoding helix-hairpin-helix domain-containing protein translates to MSTKRKLLNIFNKQTKELSVRCENLTSLPGIGTKNCNNFYEAGYMTPESIISASDEELLTIPGVGISFVKKLRETLDRV, encoded by the coding sequence TTGAGCACAAAAAGAAAGCTTTTAAATATTTTCAATAAACAAACAAAAGAATTATCAGTTAGGTGTGAAAACCTTACTTCTTTACCAGGCATAGGTACGAAAAACTGTAATAATTTCTATGAAGCTGGATATATGACACCAGAATCAATAATCTCTGCATCTGATGAAGAACTCTTAACTATACCAGGAGTTGGTATTAGCTTTGTTAAAAAGTTAAGAGAAACATTAGATAGAGTATGA
- a CDS encoding AAA family ATPase — MFITVCGQKGGVAKTCTSIHLASVWSSQGKNVCLVDADRNRSALAYGSRGNLKFNIVPVEAAAKATRFSEIVITDGQASTDEEELKHLAAGSDLVLLPTAPKARSVELTVELASLLKQLDIPHAVLLVKVDFRQRRIANQAREALEKFDLSVLEGDIPLLSAFDKAENQGAAVIDAVDDKGRSDPRRMSGWSAYCSIAKQIQCQISKHLLDINKPVGDLPVSA; from the coding sequence TTGTTCATAACTGTATGTGGCCAGAAAGGTGGAGTAGCTAAAACTTGTACCTCAATTCATTTAGCAAGTGTATGGTCTTCTCAAGGGAAAAATGTTTGTCTAGTTGATGCGGACAGAAATCGATCGGCTCTTGCTTATGGATCAAGAGGTAACCTTAAGTTTAATATTGTTCCTGTAGAGGCAGCTGCTAAAGCAACGAGATTCTCAGAAATTGTTATCACTGATGGACAGGCAAGTACTGACGAAGAAGAATTAAAACATTTAGCAGCTGGTTCCGATCTCGTACTTTTACCTACAGCGCCAAAAGCAAGGTCGGTTGAATTAACCGTAGAGTTAGCATCTTTACTAAAACAGTTAGATATTCCGCATGCAGTTTTATTAGTTAAGGTTGACTTCCGCCAAAGGCGAATTGCAAATCAGGCAAGAGAAGCATTGGAAAAATTTGATTTATCTGTATTAGAAGGTGATATTCCTTTGCTATCTGCTTTTGATAAAGCAGAAAATCAGGGAGCTGCCGTCATTGATGCCGTAGATGATAAAGGTCGATCCGATCCCAGGCGAATGTCAGGGTGGTCGGCTTATTGTTCCATTGCTAAACAAATTCAATGCCAGATTTCGAAGCACTTGTTAGACATCAACAAACCAGTAGGAGACCTGCCAGTGAGCGCTTAA
- a CDS encoding ABC transporter ATP-binding protein encodes MIGTSKTYHLCMRLLKALPVRRRRSLLKLIPVAALTGLVDVIVVGIVSRLFTVFIGQPNQPPLPFQDFIPADPKTKVISLVVIYIAMNWLASFSKLFLKAAQERLRVAVWKDLSELAQKKLLSQPYEFFLNKKKSDLSSKVLINISRVSEFLVRPVLQISSGLCVITFICVAVLFIAKSVALYLIISLLIFYIFISLFVTPFIRYSSRQRIKLEKETNNILTESMRTIIDVHLTSSESYFEKRYKLASTSSFPFIWKAEVLPELPRSLIEPFGITLIFTIGLFPYITGQYDSRLIEIVPFLATIAVAALKLTPPLQDSFRALTSMRASIPDLEEILKLIELPSSRLTKKSIGVPTKQGIEPRSNIKLEKLSYKYPNSKEYTLKDINLTIPVGSRIAFVGETGSGKTTTANQLLCLLRPTEGQLLLDGVTVNDREVPAWQDCCSYVPQSITLLNSNIIENIAYGLDEIVIDKERVWDALKAAQLAELVSEMPMGLHTPIGDNGIRLSGGQRQRLALARAFYRQSKLLVLDEATSALDNRTEAEVMDAIEIIGRRCTIVTIAHRLSTIERSDCIYEFKGGKIVASGNYQQLLKHSKTFSNMVEIAKRTHRSNI; translated from the coding sequence ATGATCGGCACTAGCAAAACATATCATCTATGTATGCGCCTTCTAAAGGCACTACCAGTCAGAAGAAGAAGGTCTTTATTGAAATTAATTCCTGTAGCAGCCTTGACTGGCTTAGTAGATGTGATTGTAGTTGGAATTGTTTCTAGATTATTTACTGTTTTTATAGGCCAACCTAATCAACCTCCCTTACCATTTCAAGATTTCATACCTGCAGACCCAAAAACAAAAGTGATCAGTCTAGTAGTCATATACATAGCAATGAATTGGCTAGCATCATTTTCAAAATTATTTCTTAAAGCAGCCCAAGAAAGACTTCGAGTAGCAGTTTGGAAAGACTTATCAGAACTAGCACAGAAAAAATTACTTTCTCAACCATATGAATTTTTCTTAAATAAGAAAAAATCTGATTTATCATCAAAAGTTTTGATCAATATTTCAAGGGTCTCCGAATTTCTAGTAAGGCCAGTTCTCCAAATTTCTAGTGGATTATGTGTAATTACTTTTATATGTGTAGCTGTTCTTTTTATAGCAAAATCTGTAGCTCTTTATTTAATCATAAGCCTATTAATTTTTTATATATTTATTTCATTATTTGTAACGCCTTTTATAAGGTATTCTTCACGTCAAAGAATCAAATTAGAGAAAGAAACAAATAATATACTCACTGAATCAATGAGGACAATCATAGATGTTCATCTTACTAGCTCAGAGTCTTACTTTGAAAAAAGATATAAATTAGCAAGTACAAGCTCTTTCCCTTTCATTTGGAAAGCTGAAGTTTTACCTGAATTGCCTAGGTCCTTAATAGAACCTTTTGGTATTACTTTGATTTTTACTATTGGACTTTTCCCATATATCACAGGACAATACGACTCACGACTGATAGAGATAGTTCCATTCTTGGCAACAATTGCAGTAGCAGCACTAAAACTAACGCCTCCATTACAAGATTCATTTAGAGCATTAACTTCTATGCGCGCATCAATACCTGATTTAGAAGAAATACTAAAGTTGATAGAACTTCCGTCTTCTAGGTTAACTAAAAAATCAATAGGTGTTCCTACAAAACAAGGAATTGAGCCTAGGAGTAATATAAAACTTGAAAAGCTGAGTTACAAATATCCCAACAGTAAAGAATACACTTTAAAGGATATTAATCTCACCATCCCTGTTGGTTCAAGAATAGCTTTTGTAGGAGAAACTGGGAGTGGAAAAACTACAACCGCCAATCAATTGCTATGTCTTCTTAGACCAACAGAAGGACAGTTACTATTGGATGGAGTGACAGTTAATGATAGAGAAGTGCCAGCTTGGCAAGACTGTTGCTCTTACGTTCCACAATCAATTACTTTATTAAACAGTAATATCATAGAAAATATTGCATATGGATTAGATGAAATAGTCATAGATAAGGAAAGGGTTTGGGATGCACTTAAAGCAGCTCAATTGGCAGAATTAGTATCAGAAATGCCTATGGGTTTACATACCCCAATTGGTGATAATGGCATCAGATTATCTGGGGGACAAAGACAACGCCTAGCCTTAGCAAGAGCTTTTTATAGACAATCAAAATTATTGGTCTTGGATGAAGCAACTAGTGCTTTAGATAATCGAACAGAAGCAGAGGTAATGGATGCAATCGAAATTATTGGTAGACGTTGCACAATAGTAACTATTGCTCACAGATTATCAACAATTGAAAGATCAGATTGCATATATGAATTTAAAGGTGGAAAAATAGTTGCCTCTGGAAATTATCAACAACTACTCAAGCACTCCAAAACTTTTTCTAATATGGTAGAAATAGCAAAAAGAACACATAGATCAAATATATAA
- a CDS encoding glycosyltransferase family 4 protein: MTSIVFNGSYITKRNTGIGVVSKDLLNSLPSHKITTLVPQDSGIKGDIYIPHNLSPGSGWKAHFRRLYWLQNSVPKLMKKLNAEYFLSPLLEAPLFTNVKFIVLAHDLIPIRYPSISLLTLYHLTYIPLILKQSKLILCNSISTANDLNKFYKVPMNKLFPIKLGFNNKKYYPIKKIRKKFFLIIGRHNPHKNLGRVIKAFAYAKINDYKLIFVGPFDTRYTPSLIKLIDEYNIRHLCVWKGWIDDDEKVSLLNECHALILASLWEGFGLPALEAMACGTPVIASERGALPEVMGNYGYFINPFNIQSIAFAMNAVINDKKCFEKALHEGPSRAESFNWVDSARTIEKIIQEID; this comes from the coding sequence ATGACTTCTATAGTTTTTAATGGGAGCTACATAACAAAAAGAAATACAGGTATTGGAGTGGTTTCAAAGGATTTACTAAATTCTCTACCCTCCCATAAAATAACTACACTTGTCCCACAAGATTCAGGAATAAAAGGTGATATTTATATACCTCATAACTTATCGCCAGGTTCAGGCTGGAAAGCTCATTTTAGACGATTGTATTGGCTTCAAAATTCTGTTCCGAAGTTAATGAAAAAATTAAATGCTGAATATTTTTTATCACCATTATTAGAAGCACCATTATTTACTAATGTAAAATTTATTGTTTTGGCTCATGATTTAATACCAATTAGGTATCCTTCGATATCATTATTAACTTTATATCATTTAACTTATATTCCTTTAATTTTAAAACAATCAAAGCTAATTCTATGTAATTCTATCTCTACTGCTAATGATTTGAATAAGTTTTATAAGGTACCTATGAATAAATTATTTCCAATTAAGTTAGGATTTAATAACAAAAAGTATTATCCAATAAAAAAAATTCGAAAAAAATTCTTTCTTATTATCGGTAGACATAATCCACATAAAAATTTGGGAAGGGTAATCAAGGCATTCGCATATGCCAAAATTAATGATTATAAGCTTATTTTCGTAGGCCCTTTTGACACAAGGTATACACCAAGTCTTATAAAACTAATTGATGAATATAATATTAGACATTTGTGTGTCTGGAAAGGTTGGATTGATGATGATGAAAAAGTATCATTATTAAACGAATGTCACGCACTTATTCTTGCTAGCCTTTGGGAAGGATTTGGCCTTCCAGCTCTTGAAGCAATGGCTTGTGGAACTCCTGTAATTGCCTCTGAAAGAGGAGCACTTCCAGAGGTTATGGGTAATTATGGTTATTTTATTAATCCATTCAATATTCAATCAATAGCTTTTGCGATGAATGCAGTCATAAATGATAAAAAGTGCTTCGAAAAAGCTCTTCATGAGGGCCCATCTCGGGCTGAGTCTTTTAATTGGGTTGATTCTGCTAGAACAATAGAAAAAATTATTCAAGAAATCGATTAA